CCTTGCTGTTTACAACCAATCATATATCGATAAATGCCGATCAGATCTCTTCATCGCTGACCGAGTCACCCTTTCTTTGATCAGCTGGATTCAAATCGTCTTTCGTCATCCAATGGTGTTCAACTCTTATGTCAGGTTAAAACGTTTTGATTTTATTGCAAACTATATTTAAGGCTTAACTATCAAATATCTTTTTGTTCCAGCTGGACTCCTTCTTGAAGGACGCTTACCGCTACATGCAGATAATGTCGGTGGCTATGGAACAAGTCGCCTTCGACCACTCCCACCCCGAGCACGGCTCAATCTTCGCCGAGCAGTTCAAGAAGATGGAATACAGTCTTAGAGCTGTAAGTTGATGAGTCATGTATTCTTGTTGATTATGTATCTATATACTAATAAACCAAGTAGATTTAACTGCGGGAGTTTTGGAGTTAACAGTTCATGCTTAATGTAATCGTGTGGGTTTTGCAACATCAGAGGCTAAACAGGCATAGATGAACACTACTTCCAAATATTTACCATCTTGAACGGGTTCATATTGCAAGGTGCTGTCGTAACAACTGTGTAACTTTGAAAAGCGTGTGAAAATCAGAAGCTTACGAGAAATCTTTTATCCATACATGAGCACTTTATGCACAATTAATTTATGGTAATAAGAGTGCATTTATGCGTTCTTACATTGGCGGTCCACCAAGAACGTtgccaggaaaacattttggaGGGGTCTAGACAACTGTTATTTTCCAGCAGTGGACAGAGAAtaagaccccattttgttccttaacgTGTTCTTGAatcgtttctttgttgagaacgatctttcagtagtGGCATACatgtcaataatactgaattaattaaataataataatcgtttactaaaaaagtaattgaaaaaattgaacatTTGAGGGGAGGTACGGACCCCTTGGAttccctcgctggctacgttcttgagGTCCACTGGTAATCATAACGCAAGACAATAAACACAAAGTGTAGAAGTGGTGGAGTACAGCTGGGTACGCCTGGCAGCTTTACGGATGTTGGTATATCCGCCTTCCTGAATCAACTTGATTGTTATTCATGCAACTAATTACAATGGCTCCGCGTGTGAGCCGCGCCGCGCCGTCTGCTTCGTGACGTGATGTTCTAAGGAGCTCGCCTGCCCGAACTTTTCACTATAGGAGAAACTCGATTTGTGTAGTCTAATGATGCATTTCTGTTGTGTGACATCTTAGGTCTGCTCTGATTGACGTAAATTTTCGTGATTCCAGGTCCTGTGCGAGATTCAGATGACGATGATCGAGCGTCGTGTGGAGCCCCACGACGACGTCACCAGAGACGTGATGGAGGACGACATCCGCGACATGGAGCCCGACTCCAGGAGAGATCTACGCGACTGGTTCATCTTCCGGGACTGTATGATCGTGCTGGAGTACATTATTGACGTGGTCCAGTACTTCTGCGACAACCCGAACCGCATCCCTCCGTCCTGAAGCTCGTCCCTTCTTGGAGGCCGAGCGGGCAGCTGGCGCGCCTTGTACGCCCTCAGAATGGCCGCCAAGGGTCGTGTCTACCCGCGCCCCGTGGGCCGGTCCCCCGACTCCTGATAGCTCGCCGCCTACAAGAAGGAATCTTCCCGTGTCTATGGACTGACTGTACATAGCCAGACTGGAGGCAAACTGCTGAGTACAAGTTAAAACTTTTTGTGTTGTGTTAGTTTGtatgatttgtatttattgttatgttccatgtatatatttgttgttatttcacttctcattttaattcaatttcgaGCTGCTTGATGGCTCCAATACCAATTTGATACAtaacagaaaacattttattcaaggACCTTGTCATACggttacatttttcaaataacattttctCTGGATTGGCTGCTCATTTGTTACGTTTTatgtagcattttatttttatacttacagTTTTATAccggttttaaaattttgaattctacacaaaaatgttttaattttactgactTATTTTTTAGCATGTAATTGAGCAAAAATAGTTCTagaattgatttaatttgtaaattacatcATTGTTCTGTacttaatatatgtttttgttaataacagAAAGGCTATCATAACAGTAAAACTTCTTGCACTGAAAAGCAAAAGCGGGGCAAAAgcggggggtttttaaaaatatttaaaaactgaacttgacttatttgaaaaactaacctggattatttaaattttattatgttcttaaaGTCAATAATTAGGCTTCCGTCATTAATTATAGATTGTTATTTCatgttataatgtattaaatttattgactGTTTTCATTGTACGGATGCAAGagttgaacttaaaattaaaaaaaaagtatttattcttaTAGATGTTAATTGTAATAGGCTGTGTACAATGATTAACTATTAGgtcactttataaaaaaaattatcattgcaTCCATCTTCTGTTCTTCTAATGTTAGACttattatgtatataacataAAAGGCATTCCTAACGGGTGCCTAACTGTaaattaattctgaaaataaaaccatatttaaatgtTGCAGAATCTGTTGACGAGGCGATGTACAATTAGTTGCTAATGTTATCACTGATGCCATGTCATCAATAATTGTAAGGGCTTAACTGTGTTAAATCTGTATTACAATTATTCAAGACTTAAGTATGTTCCTTATGTATGTACTTCTCTGTTATATGTGTTAGTTTCGTTACATACGTGTTATGTGGCGGATTACCAAAGCAGACTTTGTGTACATAACGTTAGTTTAGTTACGTTTGTATTAGGGCGTTTAATTTATTCGTTTacggtttattaatttattttttatacatttttagtccAGAACTgcatataaattgtattatattagaaTTAATATGATTGCAATACacattgtttttgtattatacatatttattgtcaTCCTTTTATGTTCTGACTGTGATATATTTGTAGGATTATTTATTGAtgcataatataatttatagttctaAACTGTGGCCTGAATTATTTCCCTTTCCTTCTAGTTTAGTTCCTTCTGGGTTTTATAAAATAGAGGTTTTTATATCAAAGGAAAATTTGATgggattgttgtttttttaatggtGGTGTTAATACATTTAGATATCATTGGCGAGACCcagtaaagtaattttttaatcacATAATCACATATTgaacaattataaaaactgaactgaacaatattgtataacttttctTACCAAAAGGCCTCacataataaagttataaaatattgaccattgtgatttttcaatatagttattgaaaataagaaaaaccaATTTAAGCTCCATCTTCAATGTTGAAGTGGTGTTGTTGAGAACATGTTTTGTGGTGGGTCACTCTACAGTGATGAGATAGAGATTCAGTCTCAGCTGGTGAACAAGTGGGAATATAAGGAAAAATTGTGATAGGAAAAGTAGAATTGGAGTTAATCAGCaactgaaattattaataatattactcaCACCATTGACTGTCTGTCCTGGCAGACAATAAGGGGCACTCCCTGTGCCATTTCAGCTTCCAACAACACCTGGGATTGCCAAAGGTCTGGTCAGCCACATTAAAGAGCTCTCTACTCAATATAGTTGTGTCTCTCGAAACACACCACAAAATCAAAACGATTCTTCCACTAGCATAATGTAATGTGCAACAACACCTGGGATTGCCAAAGGTCTAGTCAGCCACATTAAAGAGCTCTCTACTCAATATAGTTGTGTCTCTCGAAACACACCACAAAATCAAAACGATTCTTCCACTAGCATAATGTAATGTGCAACAACACCTGGGATTGCCAAAGGTCTAGTCAGCCACATTAAAGAGCTCTCTACTCAATATAGTTGTGTCTCTCGAAACACACCACAAAATCAAAACGATTCTTCCACTAGCATAATGTAATGTGCAACAACACCTGGGATTGCCAAAGGTCTAGTCAGCCACATTAAAGAGCTCTCTACTCAATATAGTTGTGTCTCTCGAAACACACCACAAAATCAAAACGATTCTTCCACTAGCATAATGTAATGTGCAACAACACCTGGGATTGCCAAAGGTCTAGTCAGCCACATTAAAGAGCTCTCTACTCAATATAGTTGTGTCTCTCGAAACACACCACAAAATCAAAACGATTCTTCCACTAGCATAATGTAATGTGCAACAACACCTGGGATTGCCAAAGGTCTAGTCAGCCACATTAAAGAGCTCTCCTCTGCCAAAGGTCTAGTCAGCCACATTAAAGAGCTCTCTACTCAATATAGTTGTGTCTCTCGAAACACACCACAAAATCAAAACGATTCTTCCACTAGCATAATACTATGTTATCAACCAAGACCAAACTTCTAGGGCTCAACACTCAGGTTATCATTCCCAGTGTTTTACTAAGAGGCTCGTTGAATTTCCTAAGTATTATGGTAGGAGTGGAAATAAGGATAGAGAATGGGTAACTACAACATTACTTATCACTTGTAaagaaacttacatttttaatacctTCTCTTTGTTTTCCAGACAAGTGAAATCGAACGAGGATCTCATTaggatttaaatattgttaagtttctaatataaatacaaatatttctttcacCTATATCCTTATTATTGGCAATTCGCTGTAACATTGGATTTATAACGACTACCTCAAAGTATACCAAAATGACTCAAGAATCATTAATTTGTCGCCATTAAAATGCATACAAAAGAACTAGATTATAGCTCATTGATGCGTTTATGCATTTTTGTCTTCACTAACAAAGTCCATTACTATTCCAGTAAGACTATGAATACAAGATATAAAGATTAGCagatatttgattaaatattaaaagtgtttgtACTCAAGATCAATATTACTGAATACtgttagtatatattattttacaaaaaattatttttgttccttATAATGTCGAATTTAAAGTGAGGCAAAGCGCAGtgggttaaaatattaacaaatctaCTATTAgggttaaaacattattttttatgagtgAAGAAATGCATTCAAAATGTATGTACAAAGTATGATTGTTTCTTGAGTAGgaaatctttataactttttattccgATTATTTCTTGAGATCTCTGTTTGCCATATTGCACTCACTTGACTtatatgaatacaaataataaataaagcccCATTAGAAAGACATACTTGTTTGAAAACTGAAAGAACCTTCATAAAACATAttctagtatttatttacttatccaGATAAACTCTTTGTCAATATCagaagttaaataacaataaggaTATACAACCATCTCCAAAATGTAAACTTgacaagtattaatttttatttcactcttAATGATACTCGTAGTGGAAGAGGTACAGTATCCCCAAACGTAGTGCCTCAATTTCGAACTAATATATACTGTTTTATCTGTATATTTATTGTCAACACCCCTGTGAACTGAAAGATACTTGATTTAGGACACCTAAACCAACCTTAGGTAAAGACCAACCTTTTAGAAATTGCTAAATCAATTACTcgattaacacttttaaaataattttgaatttttaggcTAGTTTTTACTTGGCCTATAttagtaaattactttaaaagcGTAACTGGTGTTCATATTATtcttatgattttattaaacacttttgCAGGCTACATTATTAATTAGAACGAATCAAACCAGGCAAAACTTGTCTACAAATTGGCTACAAAATGCAcaaataaaagtgattttaacAGTGTTGACGTTATTATAATATACTCTTATTATTCTTTACttcttaataatgtattataaaaaagcGATAAACTGTTACGATTGCAACTATTCACGTTGAACCTAAGTGTTTTATGAGTAACCATTAAGAATTCATATTTATGggcctttatttattatttttcaaaactgttataATGGATTAGTCTAGCATGATAGTTTATGGAAATTGAACTTTTGTAAtgctagtaaaatatttaatacaggaCTGCAAAATAAATACTAGCAACTAATATAGCCTACCAATAATATTAATCCAAATACAAATGTAGTCTCTTCAGTGCTTTGAACCAAACATTTGTATGAAATTCTAAATTCTAATTGGTATATAAGAGATCGcataacaatatgtaaaaaagcAATCAGCTTTATTTTGGTTTGTAAACTacgtaagtaaagtaaagtttacTTACAGTTGTTGGggcagtttttaataaaaatcacgtttttacattaattaaacgacttattaaaatcataagttttcatagaaaataaaaaaatacaattaataaaatcattttgcaCTTATTACCCCATAACcccaagtaaaatattgtaaaaatcattatgatcagtttaacataaatttaacactttggTAAACACGAGGATTATTAATTCGCAAAACGGTGGTGTTGGGAGAGGGATGGGCAGTACTTAACATGAATAACTTCACAACGAAATCATATTTGCATTTTTGCACAGTCATTACGTTTTATTCTATATTTCATGTTACAGTgagaaattaaaaagaatatataagtTCTCATCGATTAAAACGCTATAGGCCTACCAATAAATTGTACCGTAATATTGGCTTTAAAAATAACGTATGTTATAAAGAATGCCAACTGTAGAGACTTTAGCAATTTGTCCGTATCTATGAAGGATCTAAGCAGGATTTGTCCGTATCCGTCAATTTGCTCGTAGGAAATCGAAGTTTTTGGATTGCTTTCATTTTAATATGGTAGATTTTTGagcctttaaattaaaaaattaataaatatatgataaaaaagattgttatttttgttgCTTTCAAATCAATTTCATTACGTTTAATTGAAATTCCTCCTCGAACAgagtttatattgtaaaataaagaaagatgaGTTATTGTTGCTAAGCAATTACGATTTGGAAGAGAATATATAATACAGCAGTTGATAGCAAATCTCATATAGAATGTTGAAAAGTAGGCTCACCTCACACCGTAATAAAACTACTGCAGTTCTTGAGTGGTCTCAACTATAATTACAGTAGGTAAACCCGTCAATTGTACCAGAAGTTACGGAGTTAACACAGTTTGATAAGCGTGGGAGGTCACTCGGGGGATTCCCGGGCTATTGTAGTCCGACGTTAGCTGCCGACTTCTTGCCTCCGAGAGTCCCTCAAGTCTTACTGATCCTGGTCCTGGGGACTTCCCACATCCTGGATCAGCAGACAGCACGGTGCCTTAGTCCACTTTCTAGATGTTCTAGGCACATTTGCGGGGTATTGCACTCTCCCTTCACGAAATTATGCAAGCCCTTCAAATATAACTATTCTAGCTTAGGACTTGCTACATCCTGGATCAGCAGACAAGCGGTGCCTTAGTCCACTTTCTAGATGTTCTAGGCACATTTGCGGGGTATTGCACTCTCTCCCCATTCACAAAATTATGCAAGCCCTTCAAACCTAACTATTCTAGCTCAGGACTTGATACACCCTGGATTAGCAGACAGTGCGGTGCCTTAGTCCACTTTCTGGATGTTCTAGGCACATTTGCGGGGTATTGCACTCTCCCTTCACGAAATTATGCAAGCCCTTCAAATATAACTATTCTAGCTTAGGACTTGATACATCCTGGATCAGCAGACAGTGCGGTGCCGAAGTCCACGTTCTGGAGGTTCTAGGCACATTTGCGGCGTATTGCACTCTCCCTTCACGAAATTATGCAAGCCCTTCAAATATAACTATTCTAGCTTAGGACTTGATACATCCTGGATCAGCAGACAGTGCGGTGCCGAAGTACACGTTCTAGATGTTCTAGGCACATTTGCTGAGTATTGCACTCTCCCTTACTCGACATTATTGGTCAAGGACTCCAGGAGCTAGAAACACTTAACTTTCTGTCTGCTTGTCTGTTCGGACAATATCTCCAGAACAAACTGGCctatatattacacattttgcACAAAGCTtgatttatatattgaatttgatgataacatttggctgagcgttagcgaacgttTTAATTGGTGTTATGAGTAGCAATTATGGCAACgggaaaatcgtagaataaatgaatttgtaaacataCATGCATGAGTCTTCAATTGTACGTAGACAAGAATGGGTTTTATATTGGTGCATGTCCATCCAAAACACATTTTCTATTTGGAATCTAAAAAAATCTTTTCCGTATAAttttctgcctgtctatctgtccgcagagTAAAATGggttagacttgaaattttacgtGTAACCTAAGCAAAGTCTCTGGTTACACGTGATATGGAATACTAATAGCTTGTTATTAGAAGGTTAAAATAGAAACCACTTAAAATTCGACATTTTTAGACCAAATACCCTTCCTATGATATTTACGGCACGAAAGAAACTATGAAGCAAAGGTTTAGTTTGATAGGAAATGGGATTTTGAGACAACTGCTTGGAAATACAGAAATGAGGCTAATCATAACAATATTTGGGAAAACCTCAGTTTTAACAACTACAAAAgagattttattaaacaaattttattgcaaatttagaTTACGAGAGTAACCACAACAATAGGAACTTTGTGCCTCACAAATCgcaaatacaattaatttcaaatgctttattgCCTTTGATCGTGTGTTACAAGGAAATAGGCGTTGTcaaatcattataatattagtCAATGTTACTTAAAAGTGAGCTAACACTATCAAACATAACAGGGAAAGTGACACACAAGATACAGTGATTACGGTCCTGGAAATATTGGTACAGCGGCCTTGAAATCCTTTCCATTCAAGTAACAGCGCCACATCTAGAGCTACATTTGCCAACTTCCTGGCCTGTAGGAGGGAATGATTAAGGGTCGCCGGAACAGAAATTCCTGATCCCTCTAAATAGTTGTGGATAAGGCGACAGCCCAAGCGAGACCGAATGACCACGAGACCCTGGTGGGGTTCCTGTCGCAAGGTTGGCTGCAGTGCTATCTGACAGTGCCGTCTATGCTAATACAGCGGCAGCGCGGCAGGTCGTTATGGACCTCACACGATACGGCGCGAGCGTGTCGCGGCGCGAACATCGAGTCCAGAGGTTCCTGCTCCGGCCGGCTCTGGACAATGGTGCCCTTCAGCTCTGGTAAACAGAGAGATAACAGTTGTGTACGTCTGAGGTCAACAGTTTAGTCGGCTACAGCTGTCTGGACCGCATCTTAAGTCGTCAACGCGTCGATGCTGTCCAATTATGGCATCAGTAATTTGTCAGGAGGTATGATTGGTTAGGACCTCGCTGGTGAAAATTCATACGGTAACGACTAATACATACGTGTTTAATATCCTCTCCGAATGTTTAGATTGAAACAGCGCATTCTAAGAATCATTTactaaatgtaatagaaaatttGTCGTCGCTTTTGGGAAGTATATGTAGGGGTGTTGGGGGTTTGACAGTATATGATTTCTGCTTAGAAATTTGAACTCGGCTTTAAACGAATCCAAATTTCTTCTTCTAACTTTCACGCTTCCATACTTAACTCTAGAACTGGTGGTCATTTATCTCCTGTATAGGCCATTTTTCAGCTTCAcgaaagtttatttttttgcgAACAATCAAGTGGCAATATGTGTGATGTTACATATTTACAAGGTATGAGTATGATTAACATGTTTCGTCGAGGTTTCGTGgaaaatttgaagtctacagTATAGTTCAGTCTGCAGTTGGTCTATCTAACGGAtggcaaattttattttattttacaaacacatgAACTATGGCCATACACATAGAAccataataaatttacaaatttaacacaaaaacgCGCTTGACATCGGTCCACTTTGGGGTACTTATGTTTGGTTGTTTCCTCCTCGATCTAGTAGTGTTTAAATCGCAATGATAATTTGGGAGTATTTTCCAAAACGTTATTGTACAAGAGAATTTAGATTAACATTACAGGGGTTAATCACAAACATACTCAGCCCTGAAAACGCTCTGTGTTAAATACAGTTTAATTCATCATGATTGGGTTTTTCTTGGAATTTATGAAGTGGAGGGATGCTGATGAAATAATACTGATCCCTGACTCCCACACGCGATTCCACCTACTGGTTCATACGTCACCTCAAGAAATCAATTTTATTGGCCTCAACATTGTTCTAAAACAGAAATTGCCTTAGTGACTGGTCGATCCGATCATTTGAAACCTGGGGGATATTCCTGGTGCACTCCATATCCCCAGATCATTAATGCCCATCTAAGAACGTTTCCCTTTTAACAAGACGTGCCGTATTCACATTGACAAAATTCCTGAATCTGAAGTTCAAAAGCTGTAGCATCGGAAAGTACATGGTCTTATAGACAGGTCCCAGCAACCATCCCTACACAGCCCGCAACAAATCCTGTATTCACATTGACAAAATTCCTGAATCTGAAGTTCAAAAGCTGTAGCATCGGAAAGTACATGGTCTTATAGACAGGTCCCAGCAACCATCCCTACACAGCCCGCAACAAATCCTGTATTCACATTGACAAAATTCCTGAATCTGAAGTTCAAAAGCTGTAGCATCAGAAAGTGCATGGTCTTATAGACAGGTCCCAGCAACCATCCCTACACAGCCCGCAACAAATCCTGTATTCACATTGACAAAATTCCTGAATCTGAATTTCAAAAGCTGTAGCATCAGAAAGTGCATGGTCTTATAGACAGGTCCCAGCAACCATCCCTACACAGCCCGCAACAAATCCTGTATTCACATTGACAAAATTCCTGAATCTGAAGTTCAAAAGCTGTAGCATCGGAAAGTACATGGTCTTATAGACAGGTCCCAGCAACCATCCCTACACAGCCCGCAACAAATCCTGTATTCACATTGACAAAATTCCTGAATCTGAAGTTCAAAAGCTGTAGCATCAGAAAGTGCATGGTCTTATAGACAGGTCCCAGCAACCATCCCTACACAGCCCGCAACAAATCCTGTATTCACATTGACAAAATTCCTGAATCTGAATTTCAAAAGCTGTAGCATGGGAAAGTACATGGTCTTATAGACAGGTCCCAGCAACCATCCCTACACAGCCCGCAACAAATCCTGTATTCACATTGACAAAATTCCTGAATCTGAAGTTCAAAAGCTGTAGCATCGGAAAGTACATGGTCTTATACACAGGTCCCAGCAACCATCCCTACACAGCCCGCAACAAATCCTTTACAAAAAAACCCGAAGCGAGTACGGTTCttgatatttctgaatttaaataaagtacTATGCCTGCAGCTTGTGATCACcttataaattaattctatattCACTGTTTCAAGATGCGCAGGTGATTCACACATAACCTTTAAGTTAGTTGTCTACGACTTTTCATTATGTTTAATCCTAACACCCATACATAGTGGATGGTAGTAATTTACTTTAGAAATAACTAGTCACTGTATTCAGCAGCGTCACTGATCTTAGTAACCGTGTTCGATAGTAGCCGTAAAGTAcaagttttgaaagttttttcGAACCTGAACAAGCCAAACACTATCTAATAGAATATAGGAATAAGTTCTTATCCAAAATCGAATTCTTAAAATAAGCCGttagccaaaaaataaaatcaacccTACACTTCATTCACCACCACAGGATATTTACAGTGGAATGTTATTATTTACGTTGACACAGATTAATAAATGAGTGAGAGCCTCCCTGGAGCTTCTTAACTTTCCAATCATGCTATAAATTAAACAgacatctaaataaatatttgggttTTGTCTTCATAATTTGAAAGgcttagttatatattattttaaaagaagattCCAAGTAACTCTAGATGTAAATATGAAGCTTTTATTAATTGAATGGTATCAATAAACCCGTTGCATTACAACAATGAACACTTTTAAAAAACCgtctaacaaattttatttattacactactCTTCTGCGATTACACATGTGCTGTGTAGTATTGCTCCTATCTACGCCTTTATGTGCTGGAGGTGGTTACGTAATGCTGGACCAAGTGTACTTTCATACAGGGCCGAGACATCCACCAGTATGGAACGAGAGGCAGAGGCAACAACTTGCGAGTACAACAGCGCAGGACGTCGGCATTTGCCGTCTCAAGTTGATGTTAGGCTGATTAATAAACTCCCTGAATGCATCAAACAAACAGATAATTTAAATCACATTCGAGATCGAAAGAAGCGCCATCTGCTGGCGAATGCGTTTTACTCGGTTGATAAGTTCATGGACAGTCGCTTGGGATAACTATTTGGTATTGGCCTAAAATCAGCCAAATTACGGATCTGATGTACAAAATTGAATTAGTGTGCGTGTGTGTGGTGCTTGTA
The Homalodisca vitripennis isolate AUS2020 chromosome 1, UT_GWSS_2.1, whole genome shotgun sequence DNA segment above includes these coding regions:
- the LOC124352732 gene encoding uncharacterized protein LOC124352732 isoform X2 — protein: MAAPPHSHKRRSVDDLPPKWVNPCGFIPSSDEAGQSSSDVPDLPTTRQFLDILLTQAKIARGSVESFKKNYVKEIFDVDFDLHHKSWKTYRYEWLYPSSAVPKELGVSIHPDKLRDVQLDSFLKDAYRYMQIMSVAMEQVAFDHSHPEHGSIFAEQFKKMEYSLRAVLCEIQMTMIERRVEPHDDVTRDVMEDDIRDMEPDSRRDLRDWFIFRDCMIVLEYIIDVVQYFCDNPNRIPPS